The Verrucomicrobiota bacterium genomic sequence TACCCTCCGCGACAGGCTTCGCACAGCGCTCGCAGGCTCGCCCATCCGCGCCGACCGAATCGAGTTCACTTTGTTCGCCTCGACAGACGAACGGCGTTACGGACTGGCCGTTCTCGTTCCATTGCTCTCCACCCCGTGTTTCCACGACGCAGTTATGGTTCAATACCGCACGATTCTTCACCGCACAGAAGCGGACTTTCACCGCTTCGACCAATCGCCATCTCAGGCGCACGAGCGCGGGCAGCTTGCCCGCGTGCTTTCCAACGCGCCTGGCTTGACCTTTGTGCGGACACGCTGTCCGCGTTCCTTCCCGAATTCGTCGTGGCTTCCTTCGCTCATCCGCGTGCGTCGGCGGATGGGATTCTCGATCTCTAGCTGCCCCGTATTTTGCCCATGAAAGTCGAAATTCACAGCGGGCCAAATCCCGCGAACACCGCCGCCGCCGATGCTCTCGCAAAGAGGCTTTCCGAGCCGACCCCACGCACCCTCGTCGCAGCCGGCGGCAATACGCCGCTGAAGCTTTATGAACTGATCGCGCAACGGTCGCCGGCCCTGGGCCACCTCCACGTCTTCGCGCTGGATGAGTACGTGGGCGTGCCACCGGAAGATTTGAGGACGTGTGCGAATTTGCTCCGCCGGACCGTGGTGGAGGCCTGGCGGATTCCCTCGACGCAGTTTTACACGGTCAAATCGCTTGAGGCCGACGCGAAGACGAGCATCGAAGCTCACGAACGCCGGATCGCCGCGCTCGGAGGCCTCGATGTGATCGTGCTGGGGTTGGGACAAAACGGACATCTTGGTTTCAACGAACCGGGAAGCGCGCCCGACTCTCCGGGGCGGATCGTGGAATTGGAACCGGGTTCCACGGCAGCCAATCGCGCCTGGTTCAATGGAGATTACTCGCCTTCGCGTGGCGCCACGATCGGCCTGAAAACGATCCTGTCGGCCAAAAGCGTATTCATCCTCGCCTATGGCTCGAACAAAGCTGGCGCCGTGGCGAAGATGATCGATGGGCCGAGATGTACGGCTTGTCCCGCGTCTTGGCTGCAGAATCATCCGAACGTTGCCGTCTATCTGGACGAAGCGGCCGCCGCCCAACTCGCGCGGAGATAATCTCCACCTGTCTTGATTCACGGCCGCTCTGAATTGGTGGGGTCTCATGGGAAGCGTGTTCGGTAGAGGATTCCCCCTCTCTCCGCGCTCGTTCCTCGCGGAGAGAGGAAAATGGGACGAGCGTTCT encodes the following:
- a CDS encoding glucosamine-6-phosphate deaminase encodes the protein MKVEIHSGPNPANTAAADALAKRLSEPTPRTLVAAGGNTPLKLYELIAQRSPALGHLHVFALDEYVGVPPEDLRTCANLLRRTVVEAWRIPSTQFYTVKSLEADAKTSIEAHERRIAALGGLDVIVLGLGQNGHLGFNEPGSAPDSPGRIVELEPGSTAANRAWFNGDYSPSRGATIGLKTILSAKSVFILAYGSNKAGAVAKMIDGPRCTACPASWLQNHPNVAVYLDEAAAAQLARR